The following are from one region of the Malassezia vespertilionis chromosome 4, complete sequence genome:
- the CTK2 gene encoding beta-glucosidase (EggNog:ENOG503NXPS; COG:D), whose protein sequence is MSAGNASAGDSVEAEPRPKRPTPKIQTVVNMPYFTPAQIERLSTRARANKMAANKWMQTKMSACAYIEAVGAKMGFPQRTIGTAQLLYQRFHLFYPPSDFVLHEVALAALFTASKLNDTQKRIHDFLMTSYAFRYPELLHAPPSDTEHDAENGTYDWIVHAHVAESDVDAEMLAQERGRLLVLERLLLQCICFQFNLRAPQNLRYVVKVARRFQMAKSATALAWRIACDSHRTYAPLIYPPQTVALGCVYTAVSLLHACGELEACLERFTQVSGWDDAWQAKPEDVEDVAHHVLDLYVAQLPSMTETQPSGRAVPLHVSYPPPLGLLAWRRMLTDNPAQKLDSKLTQIKIRLRQDAQQRNAAMAAPVRTSNREDVRGADDALPATMYTPEKPGTQTAATRYLLY, encoded by the coding sequence ATGTCGGCTGGGAATGCGAGCGCGGGAGACTCTGTCGAAGCGGAGCCGCGGCCAAAGCGCCCAACGCCCAAGATACAAACCGTGGTCAATATGCCGTACTTTACACCTGCGCAAATTGAGCGGCtttcgacgcgcgcgcgagccaACAAAATGGCCGCAAACAAGTGGATGCAGACCAAGATGAGCGCGTGTGCGTATATCGAGGCTGTCGGTGCAAAAATGGGATTTCCTCAGCGCACGATCGGTACAGCACAGCTTTTGTACCAACGATTCCATCTGTTCTATCCGCCCAGCGACTTTGTACTGCACGAAGTTGCACTCGCTGCCCTCTTCACTGCGTCAAAACTGAACGATACGCAAAAACGGATCCATGATTTTCTTATGACGAGCTACGCATTCCGATACCCCGAGCTACTGCATGCGCCACCCAGTGATACAGAGCACGACGCAGAAAACGGCACTTACGACTGGATTGTGCATGCCCATGTAGCCGAGTCGGATGTCGACGCAGAAATGCtggcgcaggagcgcggcaggcTGCTCGTGCTGGAGAGGCTTTTGCTGCAGTGTATTTGTTTCCAGTTTAatttgcgtgcgccgcaaaatcTGCGGTACGTTGTCAAggttgcgcggcgctttcaAATGGCCAAGTCAGCGACTGCACTCGCTTGGCGCATCGCGTGCGACAGTCACCGGACGTATGCACCGCTTATCTATCCCCCCCAGACTGTTGCGCTGGGCTGTGTGTACACCGCGGTGTCACTGCTCCATGCGTGTGGCGAATTGGAAGCGTGTTTGGAACGGTTCACGCAAGTGTCTGGGTGGGACGACGCATGGCAAGCAAAGCCAGAAGACGTCGAGGATGTTGCGCACCATGTGCTGGACTTGTACGTGGCCCAGCTGCCAAGTATGACAGAGACACAGCCTTCAGGTCgtgctgtgccgctgcatgtATCCTACCCCCCGCCGCTTGGTCTCTTGGCGTGGCGACGCATGCTCACAGACAATCCGGCGCAAAAGCTCGACAGCAAGCTTACGCAGATCAAAATCCGACTTCGGCAGGATGCtcagcagcgcaatgcagcCATGGCAGCGCCGGTGCGGACTTCCAACCGCGAagacgtgcgcggcgcggatgACGCACTGCCCGCTACAATGTACACGCCAGAAAAGCCCGGTACGCAAACGGCCGCAACGCGGTACCTCTTGTACTAG
- a CDS encoding uncharacterized protein (SECRETED:SignalP(1-18); TransMembrane:1 (n3-13c18/19o146-166i)) has translation MRFTFLLFVLAIATVVFARIPVSSPTSGVGGPMQRPSGSKSMEERPSGKDDKSKGGEKSKGGEKSKGEKTKTEKGGKNSAGKGTGGGASPTGGAGGAGAAGASDGSGDAGATDGSGDASATGGSGDGSESMGAAPTSSMPDAATGVSPSFALATALIAGVLALAALA, from the coding sequence ATGCGTTTCACTTTCCTTCTGTTTGTGCTGGCGATCGCGACTGTCgtgtttgcgcgcattcccGTATCGAGCCCTACCTCTGGTGTTGGCGGCCCTATGCAGCGTCCATCAGGCAGCAAGTCGATGGAAGAGCGTCCTTCTGGTAAGGACGACAAGTCCAAAGGCGGCGAGAAGTCCAAAGGCGGCGAGAAGTCCAAGGGCGAGAAGACCAAGACGGAGAAGGGCGGCAAGAATTCTGCTGGAAAAGGTACTGGTGGCGGTGCTAGCCCTACTGGAGGTGCTGGAGGTGCTGGAGCTGCCGGTGCCTCTGACGGCTCTGGTGATGCTGGTGCTACTGACGGCTCCGGTGATGCTAGTGCTACTGGCGGCTCTGGTGATGGATCAGAGAGcatgggcgctgcgcccacCTCTTCTATGCCGGACGCTGCCACGGGCGTATCGCCGTCGTTTGCGCTTGCAACTGCGCTGATTGCCGGTgtccttgcgcttgctgcgcttgcctAA
- a CDS encoding uncharacterized protein (EggNog:ENOG503P48D; TransMembrane:1 (i44-65o)) has protein sequence MGRNTQSSRGANQGTPPIRFAPESKEDHGLRVTPVQMARSRSTFTWLASLVTRLGLLYVLVAIFWRCPSHPLSFDFNANDKLLVCRELASAKEHITPVVHDFSVSARKTVDPYVGSYLDKAHHGWGKMQPTVERTIGHAQTIFVNHVKPGASGAAKHAHAWSLPHRKELRRQYNKHLHKHVKSLCTAVKPYRNVYNRDVAPYVAKASEQAHYLYNAAGDLYEREVHPRLKLHAYNGYIFTRHTAFPFAHANYVKHAHPHISALCARAQKFVDKLLVKYGLRQHSFFDKVKETFSETVKKTESATVDKETGAAQQTHAAPDKDTDKLQAALDAELKAVEDALSKQESAMLRLTTNERDHILKEASTIRHELLTTLPDKVSELWSQLIDGQVSGVFVHALRDAQSLRRKLDVGQEPTPEWRQAIAALVDTRADDFARAIQTAEADLNATLSRHRGLEARVVQESVGKIRQQSRIALQEFYNLMENTEFQATYYDNEGWDSAMRRRGRHFREEVQEYLDQMTDQGQARDRTDPMTGPDVKAEGKKLEATLGALYEEALHGFHVILAQVMQDPEAVSDRAKLGLVYVDVHDLVALLFSMSEQSMREFSDALRLDADAAKDEAAGQAADADALPVVDKVASVAAQASVVVNDTAAAAVDAILAAIAGIEHASPPDEASTHDGTSQEAAPAPSAAPTETVAATERDAETPVPTSISTYSTTTAEQELPTATPTPHDEL, from the exons ATGGGAAGAAATACACAGTCGAGCAGGGGAGCAAACCAAGGCACTCCTCCGATCCGTTTTGCGCCTGAAAGCAAGGAAGATCATGGTCTGCGTGTGACTCCTGTGCAAATGGCGAGGTCGCGTTCTACCTTTACTTGGCTTGCCTCGCTCGTGACACGTTTGGGCCTCCTTTACGTCCTTGTTGCCATTTTCTGGCGCTGTCCTTCGCACCCTCTTTCGTTCGACTTCAATGCGAACGACAAGCTGCTTGTATGCCGTGAACTTGCGAGTGCAAAGGAGCACATCACGCCCGTTGTGCACGACTTTAGCGTCTCTGCACGCAAGACGGTCGACCCCTACGTGGGCAGCTACTTGGACAAGGCACACCACGGCTGGGGCAAGATGCAGCCCACTGTGGAGCGCACGATCGGCCATGCTCAAACGATTTTTGTTAACCATGTCAAGCCCGGCGCGTCTGGCGCGGCGAAGCATGCCCACGCATGGTCCCTCCCCCACCGGaaggagctgcgccgccagtACAACAAGCACCTACACAAGCATGTCAAGTCTTTGTGCACTGCCGTGAAGCCCTATCGCAATGTTTA CAACCGGGACGTTGCGCCCTACGTTGCCAAGGCATCCGAACAGGCGCATTACTTGTACAATGCTGCGGGCGACCTTTATGAGCGAGAGGTGCATCCCCGCCTGAAGCTGCATGCGTACAATGGGTATATCTTTACTCGCCACACCGCATTTCCGTTTGCACACGCAAACTATGTGAAGCATGCACACCCTCACATTTCtgccttgtgcgcgcgcgcacaaaaaTTCGTCGACAAACTGCTAGTCAAGTACGGCTTGAGGCAGCATTCGTTTTTTGACAAAGTGAAGGAGACCTTTAGCGAGACT GTGAAAAAAACCGAGTCTGCTACTGTCGACAAGGAGAcgggcgctgcacagcagacacacgctgcgcccgaCAAAGACACAGATAAACttcaagcagcgctggatgcaGAGCTGAAGGCTGTGGAGGATGCGCTTTCCAAGCAGGAATccgcgatgctgcgccttACGACCAACGAGCGCGACCACATTCTGAAGGAGGCGTCGACGATT CGCCACGAATTGCTTACTACGCTCCCCGACAAAGTCTCTGAGCTCTGGTCGCAGCTGATTGACGGGCAAGTGTCTGGCGTGTTTGTCCATGCGCTTCGCGACGCGCAatcgctgcggcgcaagttGGACGTCGGCCAGGAGCCTACGCCCGAATGGCGCCAGGCCATTGCGGCACTGGtcgacacgcgcgccgacgactttgcacgcgcgatCCAGACGGCCGAGGCGGACTTGAATGCGACACTTTCACGCCATCGGGGCTTGGAGGCCCGTGTGGTCCAGGAAAGCGTCGGCAAGATCCGCCAGCAGTCGCGTATTGCGCTCCAAGAGTTTTACAATCTCATGGAGAACACCGAGTTCCAGGCTACCTACTATGACAACGAGGGCTGGGACTctgcgatgcgccgtcgcggccGTCATTTCCGCGAGGAAGTACAGGAGTATTTGGATCAAATGACCGACCAAGGCCAAGCACGCGACAGGACAGATCCAATGACCGGCCCGGACGTTAAGGCCGAAGGCAAGAAGCTCGAAGCGACGCTCGGCGCCTTGTACGaagaggcgctgcacggtTTCCATGTGATTCTTGCGCAGGTCATGCAGGATCCCGAGGCGGTATCTGATCGCGCGAAGTTGGGGCTTGTGTACGTCGATGTCCACGATCTTGTAGCGCTGCTCTTTTCCATGTCGGAGCAGAGCATGCGTGAATTTTccgacgcgctgcgtctggatgcagatgcagcTAAGGACGAGGCGGCAGGCCAAGCGGCAGATGCAGATGCTTTGCCCGTGGTCGACAAGGTGGCATctgtcgctgcgcaagcgagcGTCGTTGTGAACGACAcggctgccgctgccgtcGATGCCATTCTCGCCGCGATTGCTGGCATTGAGCATGCATCTCCGCCCGACGAAGCCTCGACACACGACGGCACGAGCCAGGaagctgcgcctgctccgtCCGCGGCGCCCACAGAAACGGTTGCTGCGACGGAAAGGGATGCAGAGACGCCTGTCCCTACCAGTATCTCTACCTACAGCACCACGACCGCGGAGCAAGAGCTGCCTACAGCGACTCCCACACCGCATGATGAATTGTAG
- the AHA1 gene encoding Co-chaperone (EggNog:ENOG503NVRU; COG:O): MSTWNKHYHWKTKGCTPWTKNYFTERLVGKSISVDGVKDGVVKVDSMTDFDGDVELGNRKGKLITIYDVAVTLEWLGEGADGNVARGIIKFPEVSHENEDSQENYVFETELTSESTDNARKMYDTVRKKLVPALEAVFHGFRADLIETHAKDLGHDDANTPDEKHEAPVVDAAPVAVRSTPKSTGKVSSSATQVRVSSNLAIAQSDLWDLLTNPLRIPMWTKAPAQYSLNTGANYSLFGGNITGSIQQVDSPRKLVQTWRVPQWPPDHFGQLTTLLTQGDDSTKLEFVLSGVPVGEEDATQSGLESFYMRGLKSIGLGTML; the protein is encoded by the exons ATGTCGACGTGGAATAAGCATTATCACTGGAAGACCAAGGGCTGCACGCCTTGGACAAAAAACTACTTCACCGAGCGCCTTGTAGGCAAGAGCATTTCCGTGGATGGCGTCAAAGACGGCGTCGTGAAGGTAGACAGCATGACAGACTTTGACGGCGacgtcgagctcggcaacCGTAAAGGCAAGCTGATCACCATCTATGACGTTGCCGTAACCCTGGAATGGCTGGGCGAAGGTGCGGATGGAAacgtggcgcgcggcatcaTAAAGTTTCCCGAAGTCTCGCACGAGAACGAAGATTCCCAGGAAAACTATGTGTTCGAGACGGAACTCACCTCCGAGTCCACTGATAATGCGCGTAAAATGTATGATACCGTGCGGAAAAAACTAGTGCCTGCACTAGAGGCCGTCTTCCACGGGTTTCGCGCAGACCTGATTGAAACCCACGCCAAGGATCTGGGGCACGACGACGCAAACACGCCGGACGAAAAGCATGAGGCGCCGGTAGTGGACGCAGCACCCGTCGCAGTacgcagcacgccaaagaGCACAGGCAAAGtctcgtcgagcgccacGCAAGTGCGTGTCTCGAGCAATCTCGCGATCGCACAATCCGATTTGTGGGATTTGCTCACCAATCCTCTTCGGATCCCCATGTGGACAaaagcgcctgcgcagtACTCGCTGAACACTGGTGCCAACTACTCTCTGTTTGGTGGGAATATCACGGGGTCTATTCAGCAAGTAGATTCCCCGCGCAAGCTTGTGCAGACATGGCGTGTGCCGCAGTGGCCACCGGACCACTTTGGCCAGCTTACCACGCTATTGACCCAAGGCGACGATAGCACGAAGCTCGAGTTTGTGCTCAGCGGAGTGCCTGTGGGCGAAGAGGATGCCACGCAGTCCGGACTGGAATCGTTCTACATGCGGGGGCTCAAATCGATTGG CTTGGGCACGATGTTGTAG
- the RPN6 gene encoding 26S proteasome regulatory subunit rpn6 (BUSCO:EOG092630YS; EggNog:ENOG503NU6M; COG:O), with translation MEANAEMHLVADASAAIDAGRVDEGKQMLEKVLLEKAAPDDEAFLTEQSAALLRLGQLHRDQKDAEALAATVRASRQFMTTIAKAKTAKLVRVLIDYFFDIPGSGNIQIEVTRENAEWAKQEKRIFLKQNLETKLIGLYYEARMYREALPLINSLLKELKTLDDKMILTEVHLLESKVNHAISNFPKAKAALTAARTNANAIYCPPLMQAQLDMQGGILHAEDKDYSTAASYFLETLEGFASLDDPRTLLAFKYMLLCKIMLNQPQDVATALEGKTVSKYTGSSEIEVMKAVAKAQTERSLEEFEKTLREYKTELSNDPIVRHHLSALYDSLLEQNLLRVIEPYSRVELSHIAQMVHQPVREVEQNQMILDKVFQGVLDQGAGCLVIYDEPAEDETYEATLGTLKQISHVVDSLYEKASKLT, from the exons ATGGAGGCCAACGCAGAGATGCATTTGGTCGCCGACGCCAGCGCAGCAATTGATGCTGGCCGAGTTGATGAAGGGAAACAGATGCTCGAAAAGGTGCTGCTCGAGAAAGCAg CACCAGATGACGAGGCGTTCTTGACCGAGCagagcgctgcgctcttGCGTCTAGGGCAGCTGCACCGAGATCAAAA GGATGCagaagcgcttgccgcaactgtgcgcgcgtcgcgccaatTCATGACGACGATCGCCAAGGCGAAAACGGCCAAGCTCGTGCGCGTCCTCATCGACTACTTTTTTGATATCCCCGGCAGCGGGAATATCCAGATCGAGGTGACGCGTGAGAATGCCGAATGGGCGAAGCAGGAGAAGCGCATTTTCTTGAAACAGAACCTGGAGACAAAACTGATTGGGCTTTACTACGAGGCGCGGATGTATCGGGAAGCGCTGCCGCTGATCAACTCCCTGCTGAAGGAGCTCAAGACACTAGACGACAAAATGATACTTACCGAGGTACACCTTCTCGAGTCCAAAGTCAACCACGCTATTTCCAATTTCCCGAAAGCCAAGGCTGCACTcactgctgcgcgcaccaATGCCAATGCAATCTACTGCCCCCCCTtgatgcaggcgcagctggACATGCAGGGCGGAATTTTGCACGCAGAAGACAAGGACTACAGCACCGCGGCGTCCTACTTTTTGGAGACGCTCGAAGGGTTTGCGTCTCTGGACGatccacgcacgctcctTGCGTTCAAATACATGCTTCTGTGCAAGATTATGCTAAACCAGCCGCAGGATGTGGCGACGGCACTGGAAGGCAAGACTGTGAGCAAGTATACGGGCAGCAGCGAAATCGAGGTCATGAAGGCCGTTGCGAAAGCGCAAACGGAGCGCTCCTTGGAAGAGTTTGAAAAGACGTTGCGCGAATACAAGACCG AACTCTCCAATGATCCCATCGTGCGTCATCACCTCTCTGCGCTGTACGACTCGCTACTAGAGCAAAACCTGCTCCGTGTCATCGAGCCGTACTCGCGCGTGGAGCTCTCGCATATTGCACAGATGGTGCACCAGCCCGTGCGGGAAGTCGAGCAAAA CCAAATGATTCTCGACAAGGTGTTCCAGGGTGTTTTGGACCAAGGTGCAGGCTGCCTCGTCATCTACGATGAGCCCGCTGAGGAT GAAACGTACGAAGCGACTCTCGGCACGCTGAAGCAAATCTCGCATGTCGTCGACAGTCTGTACGAAAAGGCCAGCAAGTTGACATAG
- the RPN7 gene encoding proteasome regulatory particle subunit (COG:O; BUSCO:EOG09260Y2Q; EggNog:ENOG503NURT), with translation MDDDSVAPVPNLKVQQHLFVAMRKGSTDAVRAAAVKDLLADIEKDEMLPYYTFLLADPAVSAQVRRDEALMKRLQEKNETELARLTEAQKKAEESEGDLELHTVLRQRATYLARIGDKDATTTALDEALEKATGLGSKIDLALLKIRVGLFFGDTDFTQEGITRAAALIEEGGDWDRRNRLTAYRAVYAASVRNFSESAKLALEALSTFTATELLDYEDFVKLTILMSMVTLPRRELKKMMESPEVLQTIDSLPHMRAFTSSLYSSEYAAFFRALADVEQSYLLPSRILSLHTQYYVREMRIITFAQLLESYHKVAIDSMAQAFGVTPAYIDAELSRFISAGRLPAVIDKVEGTIENRRPDVKNAQYSRIIKEGDVLLNSLQKLSRTAL, from the exons ATGGACGACGATAGCGTGGCGCCTGTGCCAAACTTGAAAGTACAGCAGCACCTGTTTgtggcgatgcgcaaagGGTCTACggacgctgtgcgcgccgccgctgtcAAGGACCTGCTTGCCGATATTGAAAAAGATG AAATGCTTCCTTACTATACATTTCTGCTTGCGGACCCTGCCGTCAGCGCACAGGTCAGGCGGGACGAAGCGCTGATGAAGCGGTTGCAGGAGAAAAATGAGACCGAACTTGCGCGGCTCACCGAGGCACAGAAGAAGGCCGAGGAGAGCGAAGGCGATTTGGAATTGCATACCGTGCTCCGTCAGCGCGCCACGTaccttgcgcgcattggcgaCAAGGACGCCACGACTACCGCACTGGATGAAGCGCTAGAGAAAGCGACTGGACTTGGCTCTAAGATCGATCTGGCGCTTCTAAAAATTCGCGTGGGACTCTTTTTTGGCGACACAGACTTTACACAGGAAGGCATtacgcgcgccgccgcacttATCGAGGAGGGCGGCGATTGGGATAGGCGTAATCGCTTGACTGCATACCGCGCCGTGTACGCGGCATCCGTACGCAACTTTTCCGAGTCTGCGAaacttgcgctcgaggcgctgaGCACATTTACTGCCACAGAGCTGCTCGACTACGAAGACTTTGTCAAGCTCACGATCCTCATGAGCATGGTTACCcttccgcgccgcgagctcAAAAAGATGATGGAGTCGCCGGAAGTACTGCAGACGATCGACAGCTTGCCACATATGCGCGCATTTACCTCGTCGCTGTACAGCAGCGAGTATGCCGCATTCTTCCGTGCGCTGGCCGACGTCGAGCAATCGTACCTGCTTCCTTCGCGCATTCTTTCTCTGCACACGCAATACTacgtgcgcgagatgcgcATTATTACgtttgcacagctgctggaGAGTTACCATAAAGTCGCGATCGATAGCATGGCGCAGGCGTTTGGCGTCACCCCTGCGTACATCGATGCAGAGCTCTCGCGATTTATTTCCGCGGGGCGTCTGCCTGCGGTGATCGACAAGGTGGAAGGCACCATCGAGAACCGCCGCCCGGACGTGAAGAATGCGCAGTACAGCCGGATCATCAAGGAGGGAGATGTATTACTCAACTCGCTGCAAAAACTGTCGCGCACTGCCTTGTAG
- the SWA2 gene encoding auxilin-like clathrin-binding protein required for normal clathrin function (COG:S; EggNog:ENOG503NZS2) gives MDDLSSLDWGQPAQSNGAEQSSYNFDALLRTMPAHARPSAPPARRAEPKKQTGEDAFSSLLPTSFSGAVRPAAASGAVAPRAAPVQPVHHKSPKSIWDLDTLDTLGNAAAPSKTTDASHASFDLLGDFAAPSPAIQETDDLLGALSLPVAKQRSPRSSPQEQAASPPPSLRAAGKARARSPPPHIVGQLVEMGFAPDAARDALARTETGVDIEAAAAALIDQEQRQPPCAVQSAPASHRQEETVQRAEYGADWQKQADQLYAQASMFGTSMLKNANALWGSAKAQAQKALDDGHTSSAAGVAVSLGQQALRRMGNVQSGRQPVTNGKPRWMQTAGAHSNGHAEAPDFQALAAEHKQPLTAQRAKPSQKATLPAKPSPSQPAQTAQKPLEPVITLERTLPTDARASIDRAMLLKKNGNKAFQRGAYGDAEEQYTQALAMLETSSLWRIPLLNNRANVRLKNGDSQGAIADTTASIAILVIPSTPANDAPNIFRPSREASLPLLYASLNLREAYTKSVAQRAHAYEACEKWTLAKQDWTCLYTYEREEGSSARSGDANRRAANEGMRRCDAMLYPPPKPAAKPAAPCTAKAAQQASDAGVARVRAQRIAQEAEDAERLQHKDSVESRLGAWSAGKQKNVRALLASIDDPSYHLLWPELQWKKVGMHELVTDAQVKRSFTRAIAKLHPDKLQKSSVEQRMLAAGMFHTLNEAHHM, from the coding sequence ATGGACGACCTTTCGAGTCTGGACTGGGGCCAGCCTGCACAAAGCAATGGTGCAGAGCAAAGCTCCTATAACTttgacgcgctgctgcgcacgatgccggcacatgcacggccaagtgcaccgccagcacggcgcgccgagccgaAAAAACAAACGGGGGAGGATGCGTTTTCGTCGCTGCTGCCTACTTCTTTTTCAGGCGCGGTGCGTCCAGCTGCAGCATCCGGCGCTGtcgcgccacgcgctgcgcctgtgcagccTGTGCACCATAAGTCGCCCAAATCTATTTGGGATCTCGATACATTGGACACACTTGGCaatgccgccgcgccgtccaagACGACCGACGCCTCGCACGCCTCTTTTGACTTGCTGGGCGATTTTGCAGCACCGTCTCCGGCCATACAAGAAACCGACGATCTTTTGGGTGCCCTATCGCTGCCTGTAgcaaagcagcgctcgcCCCGTAGTAGTCCCCAGGAGCAGGccgcctcgccgccgccctcccttcgcgccgcaggcaaggcgcgcgcgcgctcgccgccgccacaCATTGTTGGCCAGCTTGTCGAGATGGGATTTGCACctgatgcggcgcgagaTGCACTGGCCCGAACAGAGACAGGTGTCGATATCGAGgcggctgcagcggccCTTATTGACCAGGAGCAGCGGcagccgccgtgcgctgtCCAATCGGCGCCAGCATCACACAGGCAAGAAGAAACTGTGCAGCGAGCAGAGTATGGTGCTGACTGGCAGAAACAGGCCGATCAATTGTATGCACAGGCCAGCATGTTTGGCACGTCGATGCTAAAAAATGCAAACGCGCTGTGGGGCTCCGCCaaagcacaagcgcaaaaGGCGCTGGATGATGGACACACGTCATCAGCCGCGGGTGTCGCGGTAAGCCTTGGACAGCaagcattgcgccgcatgggCAATGTACAGTCTGGACGACAGCCTGTCACGAACGGCAAGCCGCGGTGGATGCAGACGGCGGGAGCGCACAGCAATGGGCATGCTGAAGCGCCCGACTtccaagcgcttgccgccgagcacaaGCAGCCTTTgacagcgcagcgagccaaGCCCTCGCAAAAAGCCACACTGCCAGCCAAACCTTCGCCGTCACAGCCCGCACAAACCGCGCAAAAACCATTGGAGCCGGTTATAACActggagcgcacgctcccGACGGACGCACGCGCATCCATAGACCGGGCGATGCTCCTGAAAAAGAACGGCAACAAAGcgttccagcgcggcgcatatGGCGACGCGGAAGAACAGTATACGCAAGCCCTTGCCATGCTCGAGACCTCCTCCTTGTGGCGCATCCCCCTCTTAAACAACCGTGCAAATGTGCGCTTGAAAAATGGAGACAGCCAGGGCGCCATTGCCGACACGACTGCTTCAATTGCGATCCTTGTGATACCCTCGACACCAGCGAACGACGCACCCAACATCTTCCGCCCCAGCCGCGAAGCAAGTCTGCCCCTTTTGTACGCGTCGCTAAACTTGCGCGAGGCATACACCAAAAGCGTCGCACAGCGTGCACATGCCTACGAGGCGTGCGAGAAATGGACGCTTGCAAAGCAGGACTGGACGTGTCTGTATACCTATgagcgcgaagaaggcAGTAGCGCTCGCTCCGGCGACGCAaatcgccgcgcggcaaacgaaggaatgcggcgctgcgacgcaatGCTCTACCCTCCGCCGAAACCAGCCGCCAAGCCAGCCGCACCTTGTACAGCAAAagccgcacagcaagcaTCTGATGCGGGTGTAGCTCgagtgcgtgcgcagcgcattgcacaaGAGGCGGAGGATGCAGAGCGTCTGCAACACAAAGACTCGGTCGAGTCGCGCCTCGGGGCGTGGAGTGCCGGGAAGCAGAAAaatgtgcgtgcgctgctcgcgtcGATCGACGATCCCAGCTACCATTTGCTGTGGCCCGAGCTGCAATGGAAAAAGGTCGGGATGCACGAGCTCGTTACAGATGCCCAAGTGAAGCGTAGCTTCACACGCGCCATTGCAAAATTGCACCCTGACAAGCTGCAGAAGAGCAGtgtggagcagcgcatgctcgcaGCGGGCATGTTTCATACACTGAATGAAGCGCATCATATGTAG